Proteins from a genomic interval of Benincasa hispida cultivar B227 chromosome 7, ASM972705v1, whole genome shotgun sequence:
- the LOC120081782 gene encoding protein IN2-1 homolog B, protein MATFTLGSTIGFSQPSSSSDISVYCIPFSTTRLSFSSAILSPLKLKKKPSGRRARAVIALKMAAEAFQEVLPPPLTSASEPPAIFDGTTRLYISYTCPYAQRVWITRNCKGLQNKIQLVPINLQDRPSWYMEKVYPPNKVPALEHNNEVKGESLDLIKYIDSNFEGSSLLPNDPGKREFAEELIDYVNSFTRSVVSSFKEDGNEADVAFDFMESALSKYEDGPFFLGQFSLVDIAYAPFIERFQPFLLEVKTYDITAGRPKLAAWIEEMNKIEGYRQTRGNPQEHVDSYKKRFLSRL, encoded by the exons ATGGCCACTTTTACACTGGGCAGCACCATAGGCTTCTCTCAGCCCTCGTCTTCCTCAGATATCTCAGTTTATTGCATTCCCTTTTCAACCACCAGATTAAGCTTTTCGAGCGCCATTCTTTCTCCTCTTAAGCTTAAAAAAAAACCGTCTGGAAGAAGAGCCAGAGCTGTAATTGCTCTGAAAATGGCTGCTGA GGCTTTTCAGGAAGTTCTTCCTCCGCCCCTCACTTCAGCTTCAGAACCACCTGCTATCTTTGATGGAACAACGAG GCTTTACATATCTTATACATGCCCTTATGCACAGCGTGTGTGGATTACTCGGAACTGTAAG GGTTTGcagaataagattcaattggTTCCAATAAATCTACAGGATAGGCCATCTTGGTACATGGAAAAAGTTTACCCACCTAACAAG GTGCCAGCTCTTGAACATAATAATGAAGTCAAAGGAGAGAGTCTtgacttaattaaatatattgacAGCAATTTTGAAGGGTCTTCATTACTTCCTAAT GATCCGGGAAAGAGAGAGTTTGCTGAAGAGTTGATAGACTACGTGAACTCTTTCACGAGATCTGTGGTTTCTTCGTTTAAAGAAGATGGAAATGAAGCTG ATGTGGCGTTTGATTTCATGGAATCTGCTCTTTCAAAATATGAAGATGGCCCGTTTTTTCTAGGTCAGTTTAGTCTG GTGGATATAGCTTATGCTCCGTTTATTGAAAGGTTTCAACCGTTCTTATTGGAAGTAAAAACATATGACATCACTGCTGGCAGGCCAAAACTGGCAGCTTGGATTGAG GAGATGAACAAGATTGAGGGATACCGACAAACAAGGGGCAATCCACAGGAACATGTTGATAGCTATAAGAAGCGATTCTTG AGCCGTTTGTGA